One window of Plasmodium berghei ANKA genome assembly, chromosome: 5 genomic DNA carries:
- a CDS encoding fam-a protein — protein sequence MNTGYIQVVLFLLSFFVYMNNNAIASELSLKKSKNISSSKDSLLSYIPDKIFKPSNSLICTNPDEIEKAEKIMGEAIERLKEHAIHSNDYRLYHHYDEDVNVYRKRHKYLIVDKIDVKIHNTDKYEEIIDTLFNFNNDIYSGGIVVEGKVVREYNPNLVMIQKRYIDVPNKPFEGYFYSIATKHQVSEDTTVIALTSANINDYNHIDKNLFRNIIVESANSFETDICSENYIRRRYLNKMFVHLSGYIIKKKSKYIQITCINALEVDNRNAPKFVEERFKSDKLTILVSTRNKYSMK from the exons ATGAATACAGGTTACATCCAGGTTGtcctttttcttttaagcTTCTTcgtatatatgaataacaATGCCATTGCAAGCGAGCTTTCTCTAAAAAAATCTAAGAATATTTCTTCATCCAAAGATTCTCTGCTTAGTTATAT CCCggataaaatttttaaaccATCCAACTCCTTAATATGTACCAATCCTGATGAAATTGAAAAAgcagaaaaaattatgggTGAGGCTATAGAACGATTGAAAGAACATGCTATACATTCAAATGATTACAGGTTGTACCACCATTATGATGAAGATGTAAATGTATATCGTAAGAGACATAAATATCTAATCGTTGATAAAATTGATGTTAAAATCCACAATACCGATAAG tatgaagaaataatagATACACTATTCAACtttaataatgatatatatagtgGTGGTATCGTGGTTGAAG GAAAAGTTGTCCGTGAATACAATCCAAATTTAGTAATGATACAAAAACGCTACATAGATGTCCCTAATAAACCTTTTGAaggatatttttattctataGCTACAAAACATCAA GTATCTGAAGATACTACTGTAATTGCTTTAACATCggcaaatataaatgattaCAACCATATAgacaaaaatttatttagaAACATTATTGTAGAAAGTGCAAATTCATTCGAAACCGACATATGTtctgaaaattatattagaAGAAGATACTTAAACAAAATGTTTGTTCACTTATCCGgatatatcattaaaaaaaaaagtaaatatattcaaattaCCTGTATTAACGCT CTTGAAGTAGATAATCGCAATGCTCCAAAATTCGTTGAAGAAAGATTTAAATCAGACAAATTAACGATTCTAGTTAGTACAAGAAACAAATATTCTATgaaataa